Proteins from a genomic interval of Ptychodera flava strain L36383 chromosome 7, AS_Pfla_20210202, whole genome shotgun sequence:
- the LOC139137403 gene encoding carbohydrate sulfotransferase 11-like: MARNRLLFTVFFSFCVVCITILGIYFGRFDRVTVSSFALLEPWIAHSSSKLEVSLEKTQQERKALIKETCEMFPAKFHFDAVKNISQFFVEDNHGILFCSVPKVASSNWKRILGFLRNKTNINNWLHQKRIHEGDFVRRLDSYTPQEKKIRLQSYTKFFFVREPMERLLSAFRSKFRNDKNKYFPARYGKEITKRYRKDRPPEFVNTGNDVSFDEFLRYLVDPKTVKRHPFNAHWRQYYELCYPCHIQYDFIGKYETLLIDAQSVLKLTNADEFVSFPPGTQRTGKTYNLVADYYGKIPKDVIEKLYDLYKIDYTMFGYSWPKQLCS, from the exons atgGCCAGAAATCGATTGTTGTTCACAGTGTTTTTTTCGTTCTGTGTTGTGTGCATCACCATTTTGGGTATTTACTTCGGGCGATTTGACAGAGTGACAGTGTCGAGTTTTGCACTATTGGAACCATGGATAGCTCATTCGTCAAGTAAGCTTGAA GTATCACTGGAAAAAACTCAGCAAGAGCGCAAAGCACTCATCAAGGAAACTTGTGAAATGTTCCCTGCAAAGTTCCACTTCGATGCCGTCAAAAACATCTCACAATTCTTCGTTGAAGACAACCACGGTATACTTTTCTGTTCCGTTCCTAAGGTGGCGTCGAGTAACTGGAAAAGGATACTTGGATTTCTGAGgaacaaaacaaacatcaacAACTGGCTGCATCAGAAAAGAATACACGAAGGAGACTTTGTTCGAAGATTAGACAGCTACACGCCgcaagagaaaaaaatacgTCTCCAAAGTtacacaaagtttttttttgttcgaGAGCCCATGGAACGTTTGCTTTCTGCCTTTCGGAGTAAATTCCGGAATGACAAAAACAAGTACTTTCCAGCGCGCTATGGCAAGGAAATCACCAAGCGATATAGAAAGGACAGACCACCAGAGTTTGTGAataccggaaatgacgtaagcTTCGACGAGTTTCTCCGTTACCTTGTTGACCCGAAAACGGTGAAAAGACACCCGTTCAATGCACATTGGCGACAATATTACGAGTTGTGCTATCCGTGTCACATACAGTACGATTTCATTGGGAAGTATGAAACACTTCTGATCGATGCACAATCGGTCTTAAAATTGACGAATGCTGATGAATTCGTGTCTTTTCCGCCAGGAACACAGCGAACAGGCAAGACTTACAACTTGGTCGCAGATTACTACGGAAAAATTCCAAAGGATGTCATAGAAAAGCTCTATGATTTATATAAGATAGACTACACGATGTTCGGATATTCTTGGCCGAAGCAACTTTGCAGCTAA
- the LOC139137404 gene encoding membrane-associated transporter protein-like: METDDEDDFAVSRPLLERSVSNPEGSFEERSSRPRTLHIPGDKRNKRKHSLSISIAHKSVKNAVLRPKTPSGEFKLPVLAPRGRERRARSLDRKRRCKSLDRDPGLSRGPSRPPHGERSPRTPTISEQEDDSSVVVEQSDRDVGDDDASSESDDDDDDEPPKRSLCQLLRNNAIAFGIEVCYATETALVMPILLKIGLPNELYSLTWLVSPILGFICQPLIGSMSDRCTCFWGQRRPFILGLCIGALVGLTLLLNGDDIGKAATGTDGDNVAGIVLTVAGVIILDFCADSSDGPSRAYMIDVCNSDDLEKGLNLHAMFGGLGGGIGYIMTGVDWEDTEIGKLVGGHLRVVYIFNFAVFLFTFMLTLCSIEEEPLKLGSKDELEVKVEDSKSLAGQNRDKSCHGNCNEIPNALPPALSVQVPVRNSPHEHLRSQSYGSCLSSPSSPSLYMTDSESDDGFKDVAERSFARPVTSSDFDTTVSPNVVQAVANIETSVTSMERSVKLIENKVTDLERSVRSLQDFAAVKTTSPESESDRNSETRRSSSSLSSDEPASAFELIKSIVVMPGALRRLCINHFMGWFSFVSVLLFFTDYVGQVVYHGDPKASLNNTDRIQYDEGVKMGCWGLCIYAFSAAIYSLIFDRLLNCISQRTAYVAGQLLYAIALGMMAIFNNNIYVVLGMCPFFGVMFTTITTLPFAIVAEFHDSDAYVYSTGNGARGLGTDISSLSCQIFLAQILVSAILGLVIKATGTHLVIVLFGSGAAFIAAICSAVVVVYEIPDPPDEKQPLLENQDPEA, translated from the exons atggaaacagaTGATGAAGATGACTTTGCAGTGAGCCGACCTCTTCTGGAGAGGTCAGTGTCAAACCCAGAGGGGTCCTTTGAAGAAAGGTCATCGCGACCTCGGACTCTGCACATTCCAGGTGACAAGAGAAACAAAAGGAAACACTCGCTATCGATTTCGATAGCTCACAAATCGGTCAAAAATGCAGTTTTACGGCCTAAAACGCCGTCTGGAGAATTCAAATTGCCTGTGTTGGCTCCGCGTGGAAGGGAACGTAGGGCGAGATCACTGGATAGGAAGAGGCGATGTAAATCGTTAGACCGAGACCCTGGCTTGTCCAGAGGGCCGTCCCGACCACCGCATGGTGAGAGGTCACCGAGAACGCCAACCATATCAGAACAAGAGGATGATTCCTCTGTCGTGGTCGAGCAATCTGACAGGGatgttggtgatgatgatgctaGCAGtgaaagtgatgatgatgatgatgatgagccTCCGAAACGATCGCTATGTCAGTTACTGCGTAACAATGCTATTGCGTTTGGAATTGAAGTGTGTTATGCCACAGAAACAGCCCTTGTCATGCCCATATTATTGAAGATAGGCCTACCCAATGAGTTGTATAGTTTGACCTGGTTGGTTAGCCCCATCTTGGGATTCATATGCCAGCCTTTGATTGGTTCAATGAGTGATCGGTGCACATGTTTTTGGGGTCAGCGTCGGCCATTCATACTTGGTCTGTGTATTGGAGCATTGGTTGGGCTGACGCTATTGTTAAATGGTGATGATATTGGTAAAGCCGCCACAGGAACTGATGGAG aTAATGTGGCCGGTATTGTGTTGACAGTGGCTGGAGTTATTATTCTGGATTTCTGTGCTGATTCCAGTGATGGACCATCGAGGGCGTACATGATTGATGTTTGCAACTCTGATGATCTGGAGAAAGGATTAAATCTTCATGCCATGTTTGGAG GTCTTGGAGGGGGCATTGGTTACATCATGACTGGTGTAGATTGGGAAGACACAGAAATCGGAAAACTTGTAGGGGGCCACCTACGTGTGGTGTACATCTTCAACTTTGCTGTATTCCTGTTTACCTTCATGCTGACGCTTTGCAGCATCGAAGAGGAACCGCTTAAGCTGGGATCCAAGGATGAACTGGAAGTTAAAGTGGAAGACAGCAAATCGTTGGCAGGACAGAACAGGGACaaaagttgccatggtaactgcaATGAGATTCCAAATGCCTTGCCGCCAGCGCTGTCGGTGCAAGTTCCAGTCAGAAATTCTCCACACGAACACCTACGAAGCCAGTCATATGGAAGCTGCTTATCTTCACCTTCTTCTCCTTCACTTTATATGACGGACAGCGAGAGCGACGACGGCTTCAAGGATGTCGCTGAAAGGTCATTTGCCCGACCTGTAACGTCTTCCGACTTTGATACGACTGTCTCTCCAAATGTAGTGCAAGCTGTCGCAAACATCGAAACATCAGTTACGAGTATGGAGAGGTCGGTCAAACTTATAGAAAATAAAGTCACAGATTTGGAAAGGTCAGTCCGTAGCTTGCAAGATTTTGCTGCAGTAAAGACTACATCACCAGAAAGTGAATCTGATCGAAACTCTGAAACACGCAGAAGTTCAAGTTCACTTTCGAGTGATGAACCAGCGTCAGCATTCGAGTTGATAAAATCAATTGTGGTGATGCCTGGTGCTCTTCGACGTCTCTGCATCAACCATTTCATGGGCTGGTTTTCTTTTGTCTCGGTTTTGCTGTTCTTTACGGATTATGTGGGACAGGTTGTTTACCATG GAGATCCAAAGGCATCACTGAATAACACAGACCGAATACAGTATGATGAAGGAGTGAAGATGGGATGCTGGGGTCTCTGCATCTATGCATTCTCTGCTGCAATATACTCAT tgatttttgacCGCTTGCTGAATTGCATCAGTCAACGGACAGCGTACGTGGCTGGTCAGCTGCTGTATGCCATTGCCCTGGGAATGATGGCCATCTTCAACAACAATATCTATGTGGTGCTAGGAATGTGTCCTTTCTTTGGAGTGATGTTCACCACAATCACCACACTGCCATTTGCCATTGTGGCTGAATTTCACGACAGTGATGCA TATGTGTACAGTACAGGAAATGGTGCTCGCGGCCTGGGAACCGACATCTCATCCCTCAGTTGTCAGATATTCCTGGCTCAGATTTTGGTGTCGGCCATTCTTGGATTGGTCATCAAGGCAACAGGTACTCACTTGGTGATCGTTCTCTTCGGTTCGGGGGCTGCGTTCATCGCCGCGATCTGCTCGGCAGTCGTTGTCGTCTACGAGATTCCTGACCCACCGGACGAAAAGCAGCCACTACTTGAAAATCAAGACCCTGAGGCTTAG